ACATGCCGCCTGTCCACTATTCTTTGAAAAAGCTTTTTTGACTTGTTTCTTCTCTATTTAATGGTACTATAAAATAAGAAATAGTGATTAAAGGAGGATATACACAATGGCAGCAAAAGAAGCAAGTTTTGATGTAACATCTGAAATCAATATGGAGGAAGTAAAAAACGCCATTCAAATTGCCGTAAAAGAGATCAAAAATCGGTTTGACTTCAAAGGTTCGGTCGCTGATATAAAGTTAGAAAATGACAAGTTAGTTGTTGTTGCTGAGGATGATTATAAAATTGAACAAGTCAAAGATGTTCTTTTTGCAAAATTAGTGAAACGAGCTGTCCCCATCAAAAATATTCATTTTTCAACAAGTGAGAAAGCACTTGGCGGATCTGCTCGTCAATATGGTGATTTAATTAGCGGCATCGATAAAGACAATGCAAAAAAAATCAATGTAGCCATCAAAAACTCAGGAATCAAAGTCAAATCACAAATTCAAGAAGATAAAATCAGAGTAACTGGTAAAAGCCGTGATGATTTACAAAAAGTCATTGCTCTTCTTAGGGATTTAGAGCTACCAATGGAGTTACAATTTACTAATTACCGATAATCTAAAAGCATAACTAAGCGAATTTAATTTTTCGTCTAGTTATGCTTGATTCTTTTTATCTAATATTTTTCCAAATAATCTGCTACGACTGCACCCATGGCTTTTGCACTAATCAGTAACGCATTTTCATCAATCATAAATTTTTCGTTATGATGAGGATAGAAATGACCATCTTTAGGTGCTGCTCCTACATGAAAATAGCAGCTTGGTTTTTCTTGTGCGTAATAGGCAAAATCTTCTGACGGTCCTTGTGCACCTGAGTCAAGAATAGCTTCTATTTCAGGAATGTCACTATTTTTTAAACTAGCCGAAACAAAATCGGTTAATTGTTCATTATTGACTGTTACTGGATAATTATGACGATACTCCAATTCATACGTGACATTGTACATCAATGCAATACCATCCAAAATACGTTTGAATTCGACTTCAACGGATTTTTGAACTTCTCCTGATAACGTTCTAACATCACCTTGTAAAACGACCTTACCATTTACTGCGTTTGAAGCACCTGAAGCTTCAAAACTTCCAATAGTTAATGTTGTCATTTCAAAAGGATCGACACGACGGCTGACAATCGATTGGAGACTCACGACTAAATTAGAGGCAGCTAAAATCGCATCGGTCGTATCCTGAGGCATTGATCCGTGTCCCCCACGACCATGAATACTCACTTTAAAACCAGATTGTCCCGTATGAATTGACCCAGCATGATAATAAACCGTACTATTTTTTAGATTACTGATTACATGTAATCCTAATACATTATCTACACCATCCAAACAGCCATCTGCAATCATTGCTTTGGCTCCTCCTGGCGGCAATTCTTCAGCATGTTGATGTAAAATAACAATTTTTCCTTGCCACGCATCTTTTAATTCAATCAAGGTTTCTGCTAGCACAAGCATATACGCTGTATGAGCATCATGACCGCACGCATGCATGACACCATCGATTTTTGACGAAAAAGGTAAACCAGTATTTTCCTGTATAGGTAAGGCATCAAAATCGGCACGCAATGCGACCGTTCGACCAGCACGACCACTATCAATCGTTACAACTACACCATTTCCACCAACGCCTGTCCGAACCGAACAGTCTTTTCCTTCGTAAAAATCAGCGATATACTTAGCCGTTTTATATTCCTGAAAAGATAATTCAGGATATTGATGTAAATATCTTCTGATTTCAATCATCTTCTCCTCTTTTTGATCCAATGCCTGCAATAATTGTTCTTTAAACCTCATACCTACACACCCTTTCTACTTTTTTACTCATTTATTTTGTTTATGCATAAAAGAAGTACTATTAAATTAAAAAAGAAAATCAATCATTTTTCTCATTATAGCATTTTCCTGAACAAACAACCGTTTTTTTTACAAAAAGCAAAAAAAATTCGAGAAAAAAACAACGTGTAGCAGCTACTTTTTTCTCGGTGTTGATTCGGGCTTCAAATTGTAGAAGTTCACATACGACTTTTGACACCTGTCTCATTTTGGCCCCATCCCATTATTTCGTCTATTTTAACAATTAAAATCATTCACTTAAAAAATCATGTAGTTTATGTAAGCTCTTTCCACTATTTAATCCAACAATCAACCGAATTCGAGCCTTTGGTCCATTTAGGCCTCTTGAAAAAATAATCCCCATTTTCTTTAAATTTACGCCGCCGCCTTCATAATCATAAATGTCTTCAGCAATGCCGTTTGAACAACGGGAAACTAAAACAATTGGCAAATTGCGCGCCAACATTCTTTCTAGCGCAGGTAAGGTTTCTGGTGGCAGATTTCCTGCCCCCAGTGCTTCAATAACAATCCCATTCGTTTGATCATTATCAATTAAATCAAATAAACTGCTGTCCATACCAGCATATGCTTTAATCACATAAACTGTCCCATCCACTGATTGAATATCACACACTTCTTGCGGACAAACCTCACTAGCAAAAAAGGTTCGCTCTTTTGCAATCATACCAATCGGACCAAATGTAGGTGTCCGAAATGTCGCAACATTTGTCGTATGAGTTTTCGTGACATAACGTGCTGTATGGATTTCATCATTCATTACCACAAGGACTCCTTTGCCACGTGAATCATCTGAACAAGCCGTCCAAACTGCACTAATGAAATTGTATAGTCCATCTGTTCCGATCTCATTACTTGAGCGCATCGCCCCAGTCAAAACAACTGGTATCTGATTTTCTAATGTAATATCTAAGAAATAAGCTGTCTCTTCTAACGTGTCAGTGCCGTGAGTAATCACCACACCATCAATCTTTTCTTGGTAGGCTTTTTGTATCCGCTCTTTGAGTTCCAACATCCTCTCCAGTGTCATATGAGGTGAAGGGATGTTAAAAATCGGCTCTACGATTAAATTTACTTTCCCTTCAAATAATGCTTCTTGATCCAGTAAGGGATTCATCTGATTTGGTGCAACATTACCATCGGCTTCTTTTGACATCGAAATCGTTCCACCTGTGTGTAAAACTAAGATCGTTTTCATTTTGGTTCCTCCTATAGTTCTATTTTCCTGATTATTTAAATGATCGTTCCTTTGTAATTAGTCGATTCCATTGATTGCCAGAACTGCTTCATTAGTTGTTGAGCTTGCTCAGTAGAAGAGACTTGCTGAACTTGATTCCAATGAGGCGGAAATAAACGTCGAACAGCATTCGACGAAAAACGCTGATCTAACAAAAGAACCACTCCCTTATCTTCTGTATCTCTTATTACTCTTCCAGCGGCTTGCAGCACTTTATTCATCCCTGGAATCTGGTAGGCAAATTGAAAGCCTTGATTTTTTTCTCGATCATAATACTCTTTAATTAACTCTTGCTCATGATTCATTTGGGGTAATCCAACACCCACGATTGCTGTGCCAATCAAGCGCGTCCCTTTTAAGTCGATTCCTTCTGAAAAAATACCGCCTAATACACAAAAACCAACGAAAGTATCATCTGGCTCTGAGATAAAGTCGCGCAAAAAAGCTTCCCGCTCTGCTTCATTCATTAAGGTTGCTTGTATTTTTGTTTTAATTTGCGGATTTTTTTGCTGAAATAGCTTATAGACATTATCCATATAGGCGTAAGAAGGAAAGAAAACAACATAATTCCCTTTTTTTTGTTTGATCATTCCAGTTATACTTTCAGTAATTTTTTCATAGCTTTGCGCCCGCTCTTTGTATGTTGTTTGTATCTGATTTTCAATCAACAACAATTGGTTCTCTTTCGGAAAAGGACTGGGTATTCGGCAACGCAAACTGTCTTGAGTGCCACCTAGAATTTCTTGGTAATAATCCAAAGGCGTTAAACTTGCTGAAAATAAAATACTGGCTTTGGCCTTATCTAGTTTTTGCTCTAAAAGGTAAGAGGGATCTAAACAAAATTGCTTGATTATAATATCATAGTTTTCGCAATTTACATAGGTGCAATAATGATCATCATAACTTTCACCGATTTTAAGATAATGCATCAACTCAAAATAAACAGCTAACACTTGCTCCAATTCAACAAAGTTCTGATTTTCAGGTAACCATTCTTTTATTTTTTCGACTAAAGAATTAGCAGCTTTAACTAAAGAATCAATTGGTTCATTTTGATGCAAAAA
The DNA window shown above is from Enterococcus sp. 4G2_DIV0659 and carries:
- a CDS encoding amidohydrolase → MRFKEQLLQALDQKEEKMIEIRRYLHQYPELSFQEYKTAKYIADFYEGKDCSVRTGVGGNGVVVTIDSGRAGRTVALRADFDALPIQENTGLPFSSKIDGVMHACGHDAHTAYMLVLAETLIELKDAWQGKIVILHQHAEELPPGGAKAMIADGCLDGVDNVLGLHVISNLKNSTVYYHAGSIHTGQSGFKVSIHGRGGHGSMPQDTTDAILAASNLVVSLQSIVSRRVDPFEMTTLTIGSFEASGASNAVNGKVVLQGDVRTLSGEVQKSVEVEFKRILDGIALMYNVTYELEYRHNYPVTVNNEQLTDFVSASLKNSDIPEIEAILDSGAQGPSEDFAYYAQEKPSCYFHVGAAPKDGHFYPHHNEKFMIDENALLISAKAMGAVVADYLEKY
- a CDS encoding asparaginase, whose translation is MKTILVLHTGGTISMSKEADGNVAPNQMNPLLDQEALFEGKVNLIVEPIFNIPSPHMTLERMLELKERIQKAYQEKIDGVVITHGTDTLEETAYFLDITLENQIPVVLTGAMRSSNEIGTDGLYNFISAVWTACSDDSRGKGVLVVMNDEIHTARYVTKTHTTNVATFRTPTFGPIGMIAKERTFFASEVCPQEVCDIQSVDGTVYVIKAYAGMDSSLFDLIDNDQTNGIVIEALGAGNLPPETLPALERMLARNLPIVLVSRCSNGIAEDIYDYEGGGVNLKKMGIIFSRGLNGPKARIRLIVGLNSGKSLHKLHDFLSE
- a CDS encoding YajQ family cyclic di-GMP-binding protein, yielding MAAKEASFDVTSEINMEEVKNAIQIAVKEIKNRFDFKGSVADIKLENDKLVVVAEDDYKIEQVKDVLFAKLVKRAVPIKNIHFSTSEKALGGSARQYGDLISGIDKDNAKKINVAIKNSGIKVKSQIQEDKIRVTGKSRDDLQKVIALLRDLELPMELQFTNYR